From a single Silene latifolia isolate original U9 population chromosome 6, ASM4854445v1, whole genome shotgun sequence genomic region:
- the LOC141587862 gene encoding F-box/kelch-repeat protein At3g06240-like, whose amino-acid sequence MLKNMKNRRKKAKSSPSESNYLPPEIWTHILSLLPAKTILICRCVCKSWCSIIDNPDFVHLHLQLSQINYGNNQLLQIVEGLSNYDHKQWWFTLLHSETLQSTVRIFLQSGLYSYLILGSCNGLLLLLQYDKYHSNEEFILWNPCICKSLLLPTSPLPNSILFSTYLLGYASNSKDYKVVVFSSFENTRGNLQFAVYTLRDQLWTVRNMDITITSTSMFEYFSLLIDVFFRGGAYWLANNDNQGSGLLTHLGSFDFDKERFAFLELPISLDKTSSFKFLFLLGKSLAVFTISKVSTSIWVLEQDNIKRPWTLWFSGKSSRNGYKLFELCYSKKEKVFFFERDGGYFVCTNSTYNIATGKVQVLNKYKSTFSQLERYSESLVLSKGYGVPKHVQQIGWH is encoded by the coding sequence ATGCTGAAGAATATGAAGAACCGAAGAAAGAAAGCAAAATCATCACCTTCAGAATCCAACTACTTGCCACCCGAAATTTGGACACATATTTTATCATTGTTGCCGGCTAAAACTATATTAATATGCAGGTGCGTATGTAAATCCTGGTGTTCTATTATTGACAACCCTGATTTCGTTCACTTGCATCTTCAACTTTCCCAAATCAATTATGGGAATAATCAGTTATTGCAAATCGTCGAGGGTCTGAGTAACTATGATCATAAACAGTGGTGGTTCACTCTTCTACACTCTGAAACTCTTCAAAGTACTGTTCGTATATTTTTGCAATCTGGTTTGTACTCGTATCTTATTTTAGGTAGCTGTAATGGGTTGCTTTTACTACTACAATATGATAAATATCATTCCAATGAAGAATTTATATTGTGGAACCCTTGTATTTGCAAATCGTTGCTACTTCCTACTAGCCCACTTCCCAATTCTATACTCTTTAGTACGTATTTGTTGGGGTACGCCTCTAATAGTAAAGATTATAAAGTGGTTGTATTCTCGTCATTCGAAAATACTCGGGGAAATTTGCAGTTTGCAGTTTATACACTCCGTGATCAACTATGGACTGTCAGAAATATGGACATTACTATTACTAGTACTAGTATGTTTGAGTATTTTTCACTGTTAATTGATGTATTCTTTCGAGGAGGGGCATACTGGCTCGCAAATAATGATAATCAAGGGAGTGGATTATTAACTCATCTTGGTTCCTTTGACTTCGATAAGGAAAGATTCGCCTTTTTAGAACTGCCAATTAGTTTGGACAAAACAAGCTCCTTCAAGTTTCTGTTTCTTCTTGGGAAGTCGCTAGCGGTTTTCACTATTTCTAAGGTAAGTACCAGCATATGGGTGCTAGAACAGGACAACATAAAGCGGCCTTGGACACTATGGTTTTCGGGGAAATCAAGTCGGAATGGTTATAAATTATTCGAGTTGTGCTATAGTAAAAAAGAAAAGGTGTTCTTTTTTGAGAGAGATGGCGGCTATTTTGTCTGTACGAATAGCACTTATAATATAGCTACTGGCAAAGTGCAGGTGTTAAATAAATATAAGAGCACCTTTTCACAACTAGAAAGGTATTCGGAGAGCTTGGTGTTGTCCAAAGGATACGGAGTTCCAAAACATGTGCAGCAAATTGGGTGGCATTGA
- the LOC141587863 gene encoding F-box/kelch-repeat protein At3g23880-like, which yields MLTDSCQINTLGKSAQIFKSSKNYSLFGKCNGLLLMYYSSYQLRLWNPSIRKSLAIPSCPLSYNWSHHVVYLFGYANDSKDYKIIAISFEKDESSTKKPVRNTWVAVYTLNDKKWRLRNNHDLNISCWYFTRMFPYNSYQTTASNALIFQGAAYWIGNDPNNPDIDSYYESTHLISLDFDLEKFTYLELPFDLEKKSGFMLRLGESLAVFNPLDVTAPLWVMEQENKTGAWSRWFSGPLSWDYCEFFDEPTETPVFYYEHFRKLGRQMSSYSDLDTYLESLVLCKGYGAEDLTSFP from the coding sequence ATGCTTACTGACAGTTGTCAGATTAACACACTTGGAAAAtctgctcaaattttcaaaagtAGTAAAAATTATTCTCTTTTCGGAAAGTGTAATGGGCTGCTTTTAATGTATTATTCCTCGTACCAATTGAGACTATGGAACCCTAGTATTAGAAAATCATTGGCGATTCCCTCTTGTCCGCTTTCTTATAATTGGTCCCACCATGTTGTGTATCTATTTGGATACGCGAATGATAGTAAGGATTACAAAATCATTGCGATATCATTCGAAAAAGATGAATCAAGCACGAAGAAGCCAGTTAGAAATACGTGGGTTGCAGTTTATACACTTAATGATAAAAAATGGAGGCTGAGAAATAATCATGACCTGAATATAAGTTGTTGGTACTTCACTCGTATGTTTCCGTATAATTCTTATCAAACAACGGCATCAAATGCATTGATCTTTCAAGGGGCAGCATACTGGATTGGAAATGACCCAAATAACCCTGATATTGATAGCTACTATGAATCAACTCATCTCATTTCTCTTGACTTTGATTTGGAAAAATTCACCTATTTGGAACTCCCATTTGATTTGGAGAAAAAATCGGGATTTATGCTTCGTCTTGGGGAGTCACTTGCGGTTTTTAATCCTCTTGATGTAACTGCGCCCTTATGGGTGATGGAGCAAGAGAACAAAACGGGGGCGTGGAGTCGATGGTTTTCTGGACCTTTAAGTTGGGATTATTGTGAATTCTTCGACGAACCCACGGAGACACCAGTGTTTTATTATGAACACTTTCGGAAGCTTGGTAGACAAATGAGCAGTTACTCTGATTTGGACACATATTTAGAGAGCTTGGTGTTGTGCAAAGGATACGGGGCTGAGGATTTGACATCTTTCCCATGA
- the LOC141587864 gene encoding F-box/LRR-repeat/kelch-repeat protein At2g27520-like, whose protein sequence is MEITNKRKKTKSLLKSKYIPPELLPLIFATLPVKTLVSFRCVCKSWCSVIDHPDFVSMHLKLCKTNIDSKKLLAIEGFGDYGYEGCLLTVRHSNTLRKSAQLFRSSEITRLLGKCNGLLLMRCSNELRLWNPCIRKSLAIPPCPLCQPWFCPVVFLFGYANDSKDYKIIAISFEEDEIRMTGPVRNIRVAVYTLNDQQWRVRNNHDLNISCWYFGHMFPRNYHQTIVLKSLIFQGAAYWIEKDPNNPDSYESTHLVSLDFDLEKFTYLELPFTSEERRALKKFVFRLGESLAVFSALYQTARIWVMKQEVWTPWFSGPLCWHNCPKELPVFYSESDAGRCLLSGKYSYNIDSCQVRSLGRQMSSHLNLETYFESLALCKGYGAKDLTSSPVYLE, encoded by the coding sequence ATGGAGATAACCAACAAGAGGAAGAAGACGAAATCATTGTTGAAATCAAAGTACATTCCACCTGAATTATTACCTCTTATATTTGCAACATTGCCAGTGAAAACTCTCGTTAGCTTCAGGTGCGTCTGTAAATCTTGGTGCTCAGTGATTGATCACCCTGATTTCGTTTCTATGCATCTTAAACTCTGCAAAACTAATATTGACAGTAAAAAGTTATTAGCTATTGAGGGTTTCGGAGACTATGGTTATGAAGGATGCTTATTGACAGTTCGTCACAGTAACACACTTAGAAAATCTGCTCAACTTTTCAGAAGTTCTGAAATAACCCGTCTTTTAGGGAAGTGTAATGGGCTGCTTTTGATGCGTTGCTCGAACGAATTGAGATTGTGGAACCCGTGTATCAGAAAATCATTGGCAATTCCCCCTTGTCCGCTTTGTCAGCCATGGTTCTGCCCTGTTGTGTTTCTATTTGGATACGCGAATGATAGTAAGGATTACAAAATCATTGCAATATCATTCGAAGAAGATGAAATTAGGATGACGGGGCCTGTCAGAAATATACGTGTTGCAGTTTATACGCTTAATGATCAACAATGGAGAGTGAGAAATAATCATGACCTTAATATCAGTTGTTGGTACTTCGGTCACATGTTTCCACGTAATTATCATCAAACAATTGTATTAAAATCTTTGATCTTTCAGGGGGCAGCATACTGGATCGAAAAGGACCCAAATAACCCTGATAGCTATGAATCAACTCATCTCGTTTCTCTTGACTTTGATTTGGAAAAATTCACGTACTTGGAACTCCCATTTACTTCAGAGGAAAGACGGGCATTGAAGAAGTTTGTGTTTCGTCTTGGGGAATCACTTGCGGTTTTCAGTGCTCTGTATCAAACTGCGCGCATATGGGTGATGAAACAGGAGGTGTGGACTCCgtggttttccgggcctttatgTTGGCATAATTGTCCAAAGGAACTACCAGTGTTCTATAGCGAGAGTGATGCTGGCAGGTGTCTTCTCTCTGGAAAGTACTCGTATAATATTGATAGTTGCCAAGTTCGGAGTCTTGGTAGACAAATGAGCAGTCATTTGAATTTGGAAACGTATTTCGAGAGCTTGGCGTTGTGCAAAGGATACGGAGCCAAGGATTTGACATCTTCACCAGTTTACCTTGAGTAA
- the LOC141587865 gene encoding F-box/kelch-repeat protein At3g06240-like, which translates to MRLCNPSIRKSLRLPPCPLRPSDGYTPTFALGFATRSEDYKIIAIAFKQPQVNEVPEMRVVVFTLSDPQWAVRDNGLNIDYSSFKHLFGPYYFCEGAAHWLGNALYGDTSSQFDYPTHLVSLDFDSESFTFLELPTSLYDIDTNSGSLFLLGDSLAFFCISPVSFRIWVLKQESGCREWTLWFSGRSSSDGFDLFDCVGSTITQRVLYCEGDGGYLIYWKKSYNIHTCQVRELGQSMSHDVDMTTYLESLVLCNGYGINQSKCELSVMDDYEKTLTGSDLILLD; encoded by the coding sequence ATGAGGTTATGTAATCCGAGTATTAGAAAATCATTGCGACTTCCTCCTTGTCCCCTACGTCCCAGTGACGGCTACACGCCTACCTTTGCTCTTGGTTTTGCGACTCGTAGTGAGGATTATAAAATCATCGCAATTGCATTTAAACAACCTCAAGTTAATGAGGTTCCAGAAATGCGTGTTGTAGTTTTCACACTTAGTGATCCACAATGGGCTGTTAGGGATAATGGCCTCAATATCGACTATTCGTCCTTCAAGCATTTGTTTGGGCCGTATTATTTCTGTGAGGGGGCAGCTCACTGGCTTGGAAATGCTCTATATGGAGATACTAGTAGTCAATTTGATTATCCGACTCATCTTGTTTCCCTTGATTTTGATTCAGAAAGTTTCACCTTTTTGGAATTGCCCACTTCGTTGTATGATATAGATACTAATTCAGGGTCTTTGTTTCTTCTTGGGGATTCGCTAGCATTTTTCTGCATTTCTCCGGTTAGTTTCAGAATATGGGTGTTGAAACAGGAGAGTGGATGCAGAGAGTGGACTCTATGGTTTTCAGGTCGTTCGAGTAGTGATGGTTTTGATTTGTTCGACTGTGTGGGATCAACAATAACACAAAGGGTACTGTATTGTGAGGGTGATGGTGGCTATCTCATTTATTGGAAGAAGTCATATAATATTCATACTTGCCAAGTACGGGAGCTTGGACAATCTATGAGCCATGATGTAGACATGACGACATATTTGGAGAGCTTGGTATTGTGCAATGGATATGGAATCAATCAAAGTAAATGTGAGCTAAGTGTTATGGATGATTATGAGAAGACCCTCACTGGTTCCGACCTGATTTTGCTTGACTGA
- the LOC141587866 gene encoding putative F-box protein At5g52610 yields the protein MSGSNINLAKISLNEYIPSDVLFLILAKLPVKTLLKSRCVCKSWCSIIDHPNFIYLQFCNNNKSSGKLLFLERLGGTQNGGCSLTLCETDNLKNIDLIFKSSEEYDIYGTCHSLILINLSPDYMSKGMKLCNPSIRKSLRVPPCPLLPPDEYLPEFVLGFALHSQDYKIITIAIKHIISLAVGELCVAVYTLSDQQWIVRDNVLNIDRSSFENLFGPYYFCEGSAHWLGNAPFGDSSNQFDNLTHLVSLDFDSENFTFLELPVVLDNIYTTSGSLFLLGESLAFFCISPIRLKIWVLKQESGKREWTLWFSGRSSSAGFNLFYYISQRVLYCEGDGGYLVYETKSYNIATCQVREIGKSMSHHDVDVATYFESLALCNKYDTNQSKRELTVMDDAVPAHNTIGFFGGVDPCCPLSSVKEINLPQNLLQELALEIVGVICKITLISVIDYIAKLLDDLRLDVSKFLCTQS from the exons ATGAGTGGCAGCAACATcaacttggcgaagatatctttAAATGAATACATACCCTCCGATGTATTGTTTCTTATTCTCGCAAAATTGCCGGTTAAAACCTTATTAAAATCCAGGTGCGTATGCAAATCTTGGTGTTCCATTATCGATCATCCTAATTTCATCTACTTGCAATTTTGCAACAATAACAAATCGTCGGGTAAGTTATTATTCCTTGAGAGATTGGGAGGCACGCAAAACGGAGGATGCTCGTTGACACTTTGTGAGACTGACAATCTTAAGAAcatcgatttgatttttaagAGTTCTGAAGAGTACGATATTTATGGAACATGTCATTCTTTGATTTTAATAAACCTCTCTCCAGACTACATGTCTAAAGGAATGAAATTATGCAATCCGAGTATTAGAAAATCATTGCGAGTTCCTCCTTGTCCCCTACTTCCGCCTGACGAGTACTTGCCGGAATTTGTGCTTGGATTTGCGCTTCATAGTCAGGATTATAAAATCATCACAATCGCAATTAAACACATTATCAGTTTAGCGGTTGGAGAGTTGTGTGTTGCAGTTTACACACTTAGTGATCAACAATGGATTGTCAGGGATAATGTCCTCAATATCGACCGTTCGTCTTTTGAGAATTTGTTTGGGCCGTATTATTTCTGTGAGGGGTCAGCTCACTGGCTTGGAAATGCTCCATTTGGGGATTCTAGTAATCAATTTGATAATCTGACTCATCTTGTTTCCCTTGATTTTGATTCCGAAAATTTCACCTTTTTGGAATTGCCGGTTGTGTTGGATAATATTTATACTACTTCAGGGTCTCTATTTCTTCTGGGAGAGTCACTAGCGTTTTTCTGTATTTCTCCTATACGTTTGAAAATATGGGTTTTGAAACAGGAGAGTGGAAAGAGGGAGTGGACGCTATGGTTTTCAGGTCGTTCCAGTAGTGCTGGTTTTAATTTGTTCTACTATATAAGCCAAAGGGTTTTATATTGTGAGGGTGATGGTGGCTATCTAGTTTATGAGACGAAGTCCTATAATATTGCTACTTGCCAAGTACGGGAGATTGGAAAATCTATGAGCCATCATGATGTAGATGTCGCAACGTATTTTGAGAGCTTGGCATTGTGCAATAAATACGATACTAATCAAAGTAAACGCGAACTAACTGTTATGGATGATGCTG TTCCAGCACACAACACTATCGGCTTCTTTGGTGGTGTTGATCCTTGCTGTCCACTCTCTAGTGTCAAGGAAATCAACCTGCCTCAAAACCTTCTTCAAGAATTGGCT TTAGAAATTGTGGGTGTGATTTGCAAAATAACTTTGATCTCCGTAATTGATTACATTGCAAAGCTTCTTGATGATCTTCGTCTTGATGTGAGTAAATTTCTCTGCACGCAGAGTTGA